A region of Saccharococcus thermophilus DNA encodes the following proteins:
- a CDS encoding IS1634 family transposase yields the protein MNVQVKKVYRNSYLNIISALFKKLGLPQLIDHLVPVDPQCQTRVSDAVQAILYNVFDGRQALVHLEHWAQEVDCEKLIRPDLHPSWLNDDALARHLDRLYEAGIHNVISTCLIHIYRKEGLSLRAFHADTTDKTVYGAYESASLEALQITHGYNRHHRWQKQIGFGLVGNEDGIPFYGDVHDGNLPDKTWNPEVLSRVHEQLKQAKIEDEWIYVADSAAMTKETLAQTKAANAFLITRGPSSLRIVKTALAEADAEDTTWSDPFTLAERNGATYRVWETASTYEGHPVRLIVVESSALDQRKGKTLEKERTKEAELLREEQARWERHPFSCREDAEQALASLKASLRPRFHRVEAAVEEIVRLKKRRGRPKKGAEPEVETLYFLHLDVEFDQDAWEQARRKASRFVLVTTVPKEWKGQPMDAQEILKLYKGQISVEMNFAFLKDPFFTDEIYVKKPERVAVLGYLFLLALAIYRVFQRRVRQFITPEHPLKGPGGRKLTRPTGQAIFQLFQYVNVVLFKLPDGRIQRSLDRSLTPDQRRILQGLGMDESIYV from the coding sequence ATGAACGTTCAAGTCAAAAAGGTCTATCGCAATTCTTATTTGAATATAATAAGTGCCCTATTCAAGAAACTGGGTCTGCCTCAATTGATTGACCATCTCGTGCCCGTCGATCCGCAGTGCCAAACGCGAGTCAGCGATGCCGTTCAGGCCATCCTCTACAATGTGTTTGACGGCCGGCAAGCCCTTGTTCACTTGGAACATTGGGCTCAGGAGGTCGATTGTGAGAAACTCATCCGTCCCGATCTCCATCCTTCCTGGTTGAACGACGATGCGTTGGCCCGTCATCTCGATCGCCTGTATGAGGCTGGCATTCACAACGTCATCAGCACTTGCTTGATTCATATTTATCGAAAAGAAGGCCTTTCCCTCCGAGCCTTCCACGCCGATACGACGGACAAGACCGTTTACGGCGCGTATGAATCGGCCTCGTTAGAGGCCTTACAAATCACACATGGCTACAACCGCCATCATCGTTGGCAAAAACAGATCGGTTTCGGACTGGTCGGCAACGAGGACGGCATCCCGTTTTACGGCGATGTGCACGATGGCAACCTGCCCGATAAAACATGGAATCCCGAGGTGCTGTCTCGTGTCCATGAACAGCTGAAGCAGGCCAAAATCGAAGACGAATGGATTTACGTGGCCGATTCCGCCGCGATGACGAAAGAGACCCTGGCGCAAACCAAAGCGGCCAACGCCTTTTTGATCACCAGAGGCCCTTCGTCGCTCCGGATCGTGAAAACCGCGCTGGCCGAAGCGGATGCTGAGGACACGACGTGGAGCGATCCCTTTACGTTGGCGGAGAGAAACGGCGCCACGTACCGGGTATGGGAAACGGCCTCGACGTATGAAGGCCACCCCGTTCGGCTGATCGTTGTTGAATCGAGCGCGCTCGACCAGCGAAAAGGAAAGACGCTTGAAAAAGAACGAACCAAAGAAGCGGAGCTTCTTCGCGAGGAACAAGCCCGTTGGGAGCGTCACCCCTTCTCCTGCCGGGAAGATGCCGAACAAGCCTTGGCGTCCCTCAAGGCGTCCCTTCGCCCCCGGTTTCATCGGGTTGAGGCCGCGGTCGAAGAGATCGTACGCCTGAAAAAACGGCGCGGACGGCCGAAAAAAGGGGCGGAACCCGAGGTGGAGACGCTGTATTTCTTGCACCTTGACGTCGAATTCGACCAAGACGCGTGGGAACAGGCGAGACGGAAAGCGTCCCGGTTTGTCCTTGTCACGACCGTTCCGAAGGAATGGAAGGGCCAACCCATGGATGCCCAAGAGATCTTGAAGCTGTATAAAGGGCAGATCTCGGTGGAAATGAACTTCGCTTTTTTGAAAGATCCGTTTTTCACGGATGAGATTTACGTCAAAAAACCAGAACGGGTCGCAGTATTAGGCTATTTGTTTCTGTTGGCCTTGGCTATTTACCGCGTTTTTCAGCGCCGAGTGCGTCAGTTTATTACTCCAGAACACCCGTTGAAGGGTCCTGGAGGCCGCAAGCTGACCCGGCCGACGGGACAGGCGATTTTTCAGCTGTTTCAATATGTGAACGTCGTCCTGTTCAAGCTGCCGGATGGGCGCATCCAACGCTCACTGGATCGCTCCCTTACCCCTGATCAGCGAAGGATTCTGCAGGGATTGGGCATGGATGAGAGCATCTACGTGTAA
- a CDS encoding ATP-binding protein, whose amino-acid sequence MIIQNLTELNRFRKELEHLYYKHTLILNSIAEGVCGIDQHQNIVFWNPAAERMTGYKAEEVIGKTSHAIIHHTKKDGTPYSFGECPIDRAIHDGKTYHICEDIFWKKDGTYFPVSYTVTPILENGAVVGGVLTFTDITEKQKTEEFIRTSEKLSVAGQLAAGIAHEIRNPLTAIKGFIQLLQSELDEKKPYLHIIESEIQRIELILGELLVLAKPQATKFTKSDIGVLLQHVTTLLETQGILHNIQIITKTDPSLPLIECDENGLKQVFINFLKNAMEAMKNGGHIFIEAQKKDEHSVLIRFIDEGCGIPKEHLEKIGNPFFTTKEKGTGLGMMISKKIIEDHGGTMSIMSEVNKGTTIEVILPIRVSASPVLHTSSSSHLHA is encoded by the coding sequence GTGATTATCCAAAACCTTACGGAACTCAATCGATTCCGAAAAGAGCTGGAACACTTATATTATAAACATACACTCATATTAAATTCTATCGCGGAAGGAGTTTGCGGGATCGATCAACATCAAAATATCGTTTTCTGGAATCCAGCCGCAGAACGAATGACGGGATATAAAGCGGAAGAAGTCATTGGAAAAACATCGCATGCGATCATTCACCACACGAAAAAAGATGGAACTCCTTACTCTTTTGGTGAATGTCCAATTGATCGCGCCATTCATGATGGGAAAACGTATCATATTTGTGAAGATATTTTTTGGAAAAAAGATGGTACCTATTTCCCTGTTTCCTATACGGTAACACCTATTTTGGAAAATGGGGCCGTTGTTGGCGGAGTATTGACGTTCACCGATATTACCGAGAAACAAAAAACAGAAGAATTCATTCGAACATCGGAAAAGCTCTCAGTTGCCGGCCAGCTAGCGGCTGGGATCGCCCATGAAATTCGCAATCCGCTTACAGCCATAAAAGGATTTATACAACTATTGCAATCCGAACTTGACGAGAAAAAACCTTACCTTCACATTATTGAATCAGAAATTCAGCGCATTGAACTTATTTTAGGCGAACTATTAGTGTTGGCAAAACCACAAGCAACCAAATTTACAAAAAGTGATATTGGCGTTTTGCTTCAACATGTCACCACTTTATTAGAAACACAGGGTATTTTGCATAACATCCAAATTATTACAAAAACTGATCCATCTCTTCCTCTCATTGAATGTGACGAAAACGGATTAAAGCAAGTATTTATTAATTTCTTAAAAAATGCAATGGAAGCGATGAAAAATGGCGGACATATTTTCATTGAAGCACAAAAAAAGGATGAACATTCCGTTCTTATTCGCTTTATCGACGAAGGTTGTGGAATTCCAAAAGAACATCTAGAAAAAATAGGAAATCCATTCTTTACAACTAAAGAAAAAGGCACTGGTCTTGGGATGATGATCAGCAAAAAAATTATCGAAGACCACGGCGGAACGATGTCGATTATGAGTGAAGTGAATAAAGGAACAACAATCGAAGTAATATTGCCAATCCGCGTTTCTGCCTCACCTGTTTTACATACCTCTTCGTCATCCCATTTACATGCATAG
- a CDS encoding PAS domain S-box protein, which yields MFYGSIDHSLFIILLFFITAIISYTLLKILFNRTHPIYIVAGICIISLASWSIHFLLSLDTLHMSKKTNVLFNPIAAVLSALCVTTIALTIRHLLKENKQYDKCLFFQHPDMIFLLDINGVFLSGNPAVEKNAGYKPSEYIGKHFTQLIVPDQIEKAKKYLNEH from the coding sequence ATGTTTTATGGCAGTATTGATCACTCATTATTTATCATTTTGTTGTTCTTCATTACTGCTATCATTTCCTACACATTACTGAAAATACTATTCAACCGTACACACCCTATTTACATCGTAGCGGGCATATGCATCATCAGTCTTGCATCTTGGTCAATACATTTCCTCCTTTCATTAGACACGCTCCATATGTCGAAAAAGACAAACGTTTTGTTTAACCCTATCGCTGCTGTGCTCAGCGCCTTATGTGTTACAACGATCGCACTTACCATTAGACACTTATTAAAAGAAAATAAACAATATGATAAATGTCTCTTTTTCCAACATCCTGATATGATCTTTCTGTTAGACATAAATGGGGTATTTCTATCTGGTAACCCTGCAGTGGAAAAAAATGCTGGATACAAACCTAGCGAATATATTGGCAAACATTTTACCCAGCTTATCGTCCCAGACCAAATTGAAAAAGCAAAAAAATATTTGAACGAACATTAA
- a CDS encoding DUF1128 domain-containing protein has protein sequence MDLSKKSAENVEYMVEKIKEKLKVLNFEAIKPSHFSEDWYDELKDIYEMVMRKNTFSPSEMQAIAEELGNLRKK, from the coding sequence ATGGATTTATCCAAAAAGTCGGCAGAAAACGTAGAGTACATGGTGGAAAAAATAAAAGAAAAGCTAAAAGTATTAAATTTTGAGGCGATTAAACCTTCCCACTTCTCTGAGGATTGGTATGATGAGTTAAAAGACATTTATGAAATGGTGATGAGAAAAAATACGTTCAGCCCAAGCGAGATGCAGGCAATCGCCGAGGAGTTAGGAAACTTGCGCAAAAAATAA
- a CDS encoding low molecular weight protein-tyrosine-phosphatase, which yields MVKVLFVCLGNICRSPMAEAIFRHLVKERGLEGKIIVDSAGTGNWHVGEPPHEGTRTILKKNNIDFSGIRARQICKEDLQAFDYIIAMDAENVGNLRRLAGYDQTGFIGRLLDFVPDSEMADIPDPYYTGNFTEVYELIRKGCEHLLETIIKEKKL from the coding sequence ATGGTAAAAGTATTATTTGTTTGCTTAGGGAATATTTGCCGTTCTCCAATGGCGGAGGCGATTTTTCGACATTTAGTAAAAGAGAGAGGATTGGAAGGAAAAATCATCGTTGATTCAGCAGGAACAGGGAATTGGCATGTTGGTGAACCGCCACATGAAGGGACACGGACGATATTAAAGAAAAATAACATCGATTTTTCAGGAATTCGCGCTCGGCAAATTTGCAAAGAGGATTTGCAAGCGTTTGATTACATTATTGCCATGGATGCGGAAAATGTCGGGAATCTGCGGCGATTAGCTGGATATGATCAAACAGGCTTTATTGGCCGGCTTCTTGATTTTGTTCCAGATAGTGAAATGGCTGATATACCTGATCCGTATTACACAGGGAATTTTACAGAAGTATATGAGCTTATCCGAAAAGGGTGCGAACATTTATTAGAAACGATTATAAAAGAGAAAAAACTTTAA
- a CDS encoding IS701 family transposase — protein sequence MNRLAHHQGIHKFFTMLGLALYFSKPVMKHLVHIVDALTTKGFAGTLTDLHHWSFHPNHRTTLSHFFTKSPWDEETLLRKLQQWMLRRVERIAKQESQPLFVSIDDTICQKTKPSSQATHAIQGCDWHYSHTEKKSIWGHSLVWLMVHTMTQAFPFAFRLYDKAAGKSKGELAIEMLSSLDVHRPVYVLMDSWYPSQTLVEACLKKGFHVIAMLKANRLLYPKGIAVQVREFARYIEPKDTHLVTVGEERYRVYRYEGSLKGLDDAVVLLAWKADQPMTSEHLHCVLSTDRDLSDEEILRYYAQRWSIECFFRQAKDQLKLDGYRVRGRRAVKRYWILVQLAYVYSMFESNSDFSDGLDLLRKRKGHSLVEFIYRAAKQNIPIDTVKKQLHVA from the coding sequence ATGAATAGATTAGCACATCATCAAGGAATCCACAAGTTTTTCACGATGTTGGGGTTGGCCCTTTATTTTTCAAAACCTGTCATGAAGCATCTCGTTCATATCGTGGATGCGCTGACCACCAAAGGATTTGCGGGAACATTGACCGATCTTCATCATTGGAGCTTTCATCCGAACCACCGCACGACACTCAGCCATTTTTTCACGAAAAGCCCTTGGGATGAAGAGACGCTGCTTCGCAAACTTCAACAGTGGATGCTTCGTCGTGTCGAACGCATCGCCAAACAGGAGAGTCAACCCCTTTTTGTTTCGATCGATGATACGATTTGCCAAAAAACCAAGCCTTCGTCACAGGCAACGCACGCCATTCAAGGGTGTGATTGGCACTATTCTCACACAGAGAAAAAGTCGATCTGGGGACATTCTCTCGTTTGGCTCATGGTTCATACGATGACCCAGGCTTTTCCCTTTGCGTTCCGCCTCTACGACAAGGCGGCTGGGAAAAGCAAGGGGGAACTCGCGATCGAGATGCTTTCTTCTTTGGATGTACACCGTCCTGTTTATGTGCTGATGGACTCTTGGTATCCATCGCAAACGCTCGTGGAAGCTTGTCTGAAAAAGGGATTCCACGTAATCGCAATGCTCAAGGCCAATCGGCTTCTTTATCCAAAAGGCATTGCGGTTCAGGTGAGGGAGTTTGCCCGCTACATCGAACCGAAAGACACTCACCTCGTCACGGTGGGAGAAGAGCGTTATCGGGTTTATCGCTACGAAGGCTCTCTCAAAGGTCTCGATGATGCCGTGGTGCTGCTCGCTTGGAAAGCCGATCAGCCGATGACATCGGAACATCTTCACTGCGTCTTGAGCACCGACCGGGATCTAAGCGATGAAGAGATCTTGCGCTACTATGCCCAGCGTTGGTCGATCGAATGTTTTTTCCGTCAAGCGAAAGACCAGCTGAAACTCGATGGATACCGCGTTCGCGGACGTCGGGCGGTGAAACGCTACTGGATCTTGGTGCAGCTTGCTTACGTGTACAGCATGTTCGAGTCGAACAGCGATTTTTCTGATGGGCTCGATCTTCTGCGCAAGAGAAAAGGACATAGCCTCGTGGAGTTCATTTACCGTGCAGCGAAACAAAATATTCCCATTGATACCGTGAAAAAACAGCTCCACGTGGCATAA
- a CDS encoding BH0509 family protein, with protein sequence MIRAERKNMIEFIEKVRGITKEQLAYMTDAEIEYIYELYYYNHEEIAE encoded by the coding sequence ATGATTAGAGCAGAACGGAAAAATATGATCGAATTTATTGAGAAAGTGAGAGGGATTACAAAAGAACAGCTTGCGTATATGACGGATGCGGAAATCGAGTATATTTACGAACTGTACTACTACAATCACGAAGAAATCGCCGAGTAA